From the Candidatus Binataceae bacterium genome, the window ATTTCTTGCTCCGATATCCTCGGCGAGCGAACCTTATTCACTTTTCCGTCGGTGATTTGGTCTTCATACTTCGCGGTCTTGCCTGCTGAAATCCATTTCAGCTCAGCGTATTTTTGTACCATTATCGAGGATGCTGCAGGCAAAGGCCGCTCGACCCAAAGGAAAACAAACCATGCGGAAAAGTATACTCAACCCGGCCACCATTCGCCCTGAGCAGCGTGCCGAAGCGCAATGGCTCGCACTCGAACAGTTGGCCAAAATCGAACTCACATCCGAGGATCCAAACTTCCCGATCGAATTTGCTCTGAGCGCGGGAAAGGGACCTGGCTGGCGGGCGGATCAAAAGGGTCAGCAACTCATCCGGATCATCTTCGACAAGCCGACGGCGCTTCGCCTAATCAGAATCGAGTTTTCAGAGACAGAAGTCGAGCGGACCCAGGAATTCACTCTTCGATGGTCGGCCGGAGTGGGCGGGCCATTCAATGAGATTGTTCGCCAGCAATGGAGCTTTAGCCCGCACGGCTCGACCAGCGAGATCGAAGAATACCAGGTCAATATAGATAATGTCTCTGTCCTGGAACTGGCGCTTAAGCCAGACCTGACCCCGGCCAATGCAGTTGCAACCTTGCTCAAGTGGCGCCTTGCATAAGATCGTGCTGACCTGGTGACGATACAAGATTTCTCGTCGTGAAATCTTTCGCATGAGAGTTCACCGCTTCAGGGCGGCACCGGAGCCCTGGTAATGAGTACCAACTGCGATTACTCAGAAGTGACACACGCGTCGTCATTGACGTTGCTCGGCTGACTAGTGAAGTAGTTATTCCGCGTCAGACTCGCGGCGACGTCCGCGACCTTCTCCGACGCGAGCAGGGCCGCCGACCAGAATTCGCTCGAAAGCGATCCGCAAATCCGCTCGCACCATGTCAGTCTCGACGACTGCCCGACAGACCATATTGGTTGCAATCCCTTCCTTGACGAGATTCGAGGCGTAGGAGTGAATCGGGCCGATCGTGCCAGCCTTCGAAGCGGCGCAGTGCGGACCGACCGCGCCGCTGGCGGGCGTCGAGGAGCAAAAGATCCAACTCCCCATTTGGCGCGGCGCATTTGCGAAACAGACGGCAGTGGAAACGCGTACCTGGGTTAATCGCGATCGTCTGGTCGAACACGCGAGATCAACATTCTCTATCTTTCGCGCGCCGTAGTTACCTTTAAAAGCCCAAGCTACTCGGTCTTACTTTGCCAGCTCCCAGCTGCCGCATGGCCAAACCGCACCCTGCGCGACGCGATCAATGTTGCGCAAGGTGGTTCGGCAGCGCCTGATACGTGCGCCACTAGCGGAACCGGCGCACCATTCAAAATCGTATTCAATATCTCCAACATCGCGATCACGCTGGCGAGTCTCTCCCGCGATCGCGAACTCGGTGACGATTGATGGAACCGGCGAAGGAGTCACCGTGGACGGCGCGGTGGTGGCGCGATCTTCAACAACGGCGGCAAGCTAACCATTCACCTTGAGCGCCTGCGAATGTCCAGAATTTCTAAATAAGCAGAAAAAGTCGTCGACCTGGATGGTATCTTTCGGTCGTTAAATAGCGTATAAAAGACCATCACGTCTGGATCGTTCCCTTCACCTTAACTCGGGAATCAGCCCGGGTTTTCTGTTCGAGAGCTTCCCAGCCAAAAATCACGGAGGGCATATATGCCCAGTAAATTGTACGTAGGCAACCTCGCCTATTCGGTCGCAAATGGCGATCTGGAACAACTGTTTTCGCAAGCTGGAAAGGTCGAGAGCGTCGCTGTCATCATGGACAAGTTCTCTGGCCAGTCCAAAGGCTTTGGCTTTGTCGAAATGGCATCCGCTGAAGAGGCTTCGGCTGCGATTCAGCGTTTCAACGATACCGAGCTCAAGGGCAGAAACATCAAGGTGAACGAGGCAAAACCTCGCGAATCGAGTTTCGGCGGTGGCAACAATGGTGGCCGTAGCCGCCATTAAAGCCGTTGAGCGGGGCGGGCTTCGGCCCGCCCTTTCTTTTTCCTCCCGTTAGATCAAGCGCGCAGTTTCTCTGCCTGCATCAGGCGACTAACAAGCCAGCGTGAAAGGTTCGATTCTTCGACTTCCACCCGACGCGATCGCCGGCCTTTGTTTTGGATGCGGAACAGCCGATTCGCTCTGAACTATTAACTATTGAACGCCTCGAACAACATACCGAAAGCCTCGCAGTCGCGCAGCGGAGTCTATCCCGCCCGATCGCTGCACGTAAGGGTTAGAACCTCGGTCGCGCAGAAATCAAGCGACAACTGACAAGCTCCCTTCAAGGGAGTAATCAAGCGCATGGCCGAGGAATCGAAGCCGGATTTCCCCAAACCTGTCAACGTGCCCAAAGGAGCGCCAAATATTCTTTTGATTCTGACCGACGACGTCGGCTTCGGAGCGAGCCGCACGTTCGGCGGACCGATTCCTACCCCCACGCTCAATCTTCTGGCTAAGGCTGACCTCCGCTACACGGAATTTCACACAACTGCGCTCTGTTCGCCCACGCGAGCGGCGCTCATCACGGGTCGCAACCATCACACCGACGCTACCGGCGTCATCATGGAAATGGCGACCGGCTATTCCAGTTACAATTCCCCGATGTTCAGGAGCAGCGGAACCACAGAACGACTACAGCACGGCGTGGTTCGGCAAGAGCCACAACGTTCCCGATCGGCAGACCTGCGAGGCAGGTAACTTTGCTCTGTGGCGCACAGGACCAACAAATAACATTCCTCCGATAGTCGATTCGCTAATGCTCCCAATGGTCTCGCGGTCATAACTTCGTTCAGTCGTGAGGTAAGCGGCTCGCCCACCTTATTCCCGCCTTCACGGCAGATCGGCTCCTAGTTGTTATTATCGATAAGGACTTATTGGAACGATGAAATCATTCTGGCTAGATCGCGGAATGCCGCCGTGGCACTCGGGCTGCTTTGCGTTTTGGTTTCGAGCGCTCACGCGCAAAGCGCGCCCGATCAACTGTCGTCCAGGAACGACCGACCCGCCAAACAGGCCATTGTCAATTTTGTCGCTTCCACGACGACAGCGGGCAATCCTGGCTTCGTCGCACCGGGTGCTCGTTTCGCCACCTTCGATCAGGACGGCACGCTATGGGTAGAGCAACCGATGTATGCGCAGCTGGCGTTCGCTTTCTTTCGGGTCGCGGCGCTCGCACCGCAGCATCCCGAGTGGAAGGATGATATCGGCCAAACTGATGTCGGACTGCAAAGCATCAGGCACGGACGACGAGACGGTGGATCCGCGCTTCGGCAAGGTGGGTAGGCAGGTATGCAAGGACACGGACGCTCTGACCAAAAAGCGGATGGAGACCATCGACGATGACATCGCCGAGCGAGCCGTAGATTTCATCCAGCGGCAGAGCAAGGCCGGCAAGCCTTTCTTTGTCTGGGTCAATTTCACCCACATGCATTTTCGCACCCACACCAAACCGGAGAGTCTCGGTCAGTCTGGACGCCGGCAGAGCCCATATCACGACACCATGATCGATCACGACAAGAACGTCGGTGCGGTTCTCAAGGCGCTGGATGATCCGGACATCGTCGCGGGCAATGCGTTCGCGATGTACAGCACCGACAACGGTCCGCATATGAACTCCTGGCCGGATGCCGCGATGACGCCGTTGCGCAGCGAGAAGAACTCGAACTGGGAATGCGCCTACCGGGTGCCGGCGATGGTTCGTTGGCCGGGCTAGTCGCTCCTCAGCATCAGTCGCGAAAGCCTCGTAGAGATCAGACAGGAGTGTCCTTGAGAAAGATTCTTGGTGTGTTGGCAATCGCGATCCTGGGAGCTGCCTTGGCGGCTCCCGTTTATTCACAAACCGCTGGCTCTCCCGCCGCTTCGCCACAAAGCGAAACCGCGGAGATTCGTGTGGCCGCAATTATTGCTCCGCCGATAGTCATGGAACAGAACGGCCACCTGACCGGATTCGCCGTCGATCTCTGGAACGCGGTTGCGGCGCGGCTGAAGCTGAAGACGAGCTATCAAATCATGCCCGACATAACCTCGATGGAGGAGGCATTACGATCCAAAAGCGTCGATCTCATCCTGGGCGTCTTTATAACGTCGACGCGCGATGAGGTCTTCGACTTTTCCATCCCAACATTGCAAACAGGCCTGCAGATTATGGTGCTGGATACGGGCGAAAGAACGGGGACGGCTAACCCCCTATCGGACCTGCTCCGTCTGCTGTTTTCGCGAACGACCCTGTTATGGCTCGGCGTGGCGCTGCTGATCGTACTGATTCCGGCTCATTTGATCTGGCTCCTGGATCGACGGGACCCGGACGGCATGCTTTCGAACCGGAACTACTTTCCGGGTATCTTCGAGGCAATTTATTGGGGACTATCGTCGCTAACATCGCAAGCGCAGACGATGCCGCATCAATGGGTTGCGCGCGTGATATCGAACTTCTGGATGTTCGTGAGTGTGGTTTTCGTCGCGCTGTATACTGCCCAGCTAACCGCGACCCTGACCGTTCAACAGATTCGTGGCGCTATCGAGGGGCCGGACGATTTACCTGGTAAGCAGGTCGCCACGCTAGCCGGCACCACCGCCGCCGATTATCTTCGCGAACAGCACGTACAGGTGCAGGAGTTCGCGACGACCGATCAAATGTTTACAGCTCTCATGGATAAGAAGGTGGATGCTGTCGTCACGGCCGCGCCATTACTCCTTTACTATGCGGCGCATGAAGGAAAAGATCGGGTGAAGACGGTCGGTCCCGAATTCAACACTGCGCCGGCCGCCATCATGGTGCAGTTGGACAGCCCGCTGCGCAGGAAGATCAACCTCGCTCTGATAGCGCTTCGTGAGAAGGGCACCTATCAGCAGATCTACGACAAATGGTTCGGCACCGCCGCCCCTTAAAAAGTGCCAACTTGAAGCTGCCGCGTTTGCAATTCTCGCTCTGCATAACGGTTGTGGGAATGTTGCTAGGCGTCTTTTTGTCGGCGTCGGCACTTGCGCAACAGGCTGCGACGCCAGCGTCATCGACGACGAGCGCCATGTCCGCTCAGGAGCTGCCAGTTAGCGTCCACAACCCATTTGAGGATTCCGTCAAAATTCCGATTCAGTCCACGACGGGATTTCAGCTAGGCCGGGATCACAAGGTTGGCGACGCCGTAAACTTCGAGCCATTGCTGCCATTCTCGCTGAATACGGATTGGGACCTGTTCGCACGGCCGAGCATGACTGTCGCTTACTCTCCCACTCCGCATGAAGAATCCGGGCTGGAAGACCTCGAGACTTCATTTTTTCTCTCGCCAGCCAAAAATACCACTTGGATCTGGGGCTTGGGGTCTATCTTTGATTTCCCCACTGCCAGCAGCTCGGAACTGGGAACCGGCCGTTGGTCGGCCGGACCAACCGCGGCGCTGTTTACTCAGAGGGTCCTTGGTCCAATTACATTCTCGCCGACCAACTGATGTCGTTTGCCGGAAATCGTGAGCGCGGAAGCGTCAATCAGACCTACATCGAGCCTCAACTCAGCTACAACTTCGAGAACGGTTGGTACGTCGACTGCGATCGGCAAATCACCTACGACTGGACAGCCGACACGGCCAATGCCTGGCTCATTCCGATGGGCGCCGATATCGGCAAGGCGTTCAACATTGCCTCTCAGAGTTTGAGTCTGCAGATTGGCGCCTACGACCTGCTCAAGCGTCCGGACGGCGCCCCGCAATGGATAATGCGCGCGACCATAACGCTCCTGTTTCCCGCTGGCTACAAGTGACGAGCGAAAGCGCGCCTCACCACTTCCGAAATTCTGGAAACCCGACGGTGATGCCAAAAGCGATTGTTGTTTGGGGAGCGAGGGGCGAGTACTGCCGATACGCCATCCACTGTCCGGCCACGTAAAGATTGATTGGTGGCAAGCCCGGACGCACCATCACGCGCCCGAGGCCTAGACTGAGCGGCAGCGTCGTCGGCGAATGATGTTGCCAGGAAACCATCCAGGTCGCGTCAGCCGATCGCAAATACCAACCGCGCCAAAGATGAACCAGTAATATCGGTTGAAATTCCATCACGCTCTGCGGTGGTCGATTAGCGGACGTATACGCGAATGAGATCGGATTCTGAAAAAGGAATCCGGCGAGAAACCACGGAATCCCATAGTAGCCGGCCGCGAACGCAGGCCCCGCCTGCCATGCTCCCTGACCTGCGCTCTTGGAGGTCGCTGTGGGAAAGACGAACGTCGGACCCACGCCAAATGCAAATCCTGAGTCTCTTCCGGGCCAGCGCGGAACCGCGAGGTCGAACAACTGCGTATCGCCAAATTCGGTCCGTGAGCCGCCGCCAGGACTCGGGACTGTGACCACGGTGAACGTCGGCCTGATGAGCTGAACGAAGGGAAGCAGCGAGTAGGGCGGAACGCGCGGAATGATCGCGCGCAGCACGGCATTGTTGGTTTGGACATGGGTGCCGAACGTCGCCGGCGAGTAAGCATCCTTGAAGAAGAGTTGCGGTAGCGTCGTCAGAGGGTCGGCGAATTCCTGCTCGAGCTTTTCAGTTTCGGAGAGGGAGGGTTGAGCCTCCGCCCATCGCGGATGAGCCGCCACCACCAAAGCTATCGCCGCGAATATTAACACGAGTCGCAAGTGAGCGGTTGGTCCGGTTCTGCTGATCATTTGGTTACTTTTCGAGTGTTCGATACCCGGACTTACTACAAGGCGGCAAGACTCATCGCAGCGCGGTCGCGAGACGACTTGGGCTCACATCGGTCTTGATGCGGCCACTGCGGATGGCCTTGACGAAGGTCTCGTAGTCGCGTTCGACCTGATCACCATAAGCAATGGCGTAGTCGCCCATCGCCTCATCAAAGTGATCGATGTTGCCAAGGTAGCCCGCGATCATCGCTGCATCGCCCGCTTTGTCATGGGCTCGGGCTAGCGCCAGGCCGCAAAACGTCGCATACGCGCGCATCACCCTGGGCGGCATAATTTCGACCTCAGCTGAAACCTTCATGTCGCGGAGTTGTGACCCGCCCCGCAGAAGTATCCGGACCGGCAGTAGAAAATTCGGCGTGGTGTGGTCGGTTGGTGCCGGTGTTTCCGGCGTTTATTGCACTCTACAGAGTTGCTTGGCAACCTCTAACAACTGGCTATTGGGCACTTCCTTTTCTGCTCTGTCTTTGACCAGCTTTTCGCCGCAGCCTTCGACTGACCGCGGCTGGGCGAGAACTGTCTGATTTTGGAATCGAGGCTGCTGCGCCGTGCAGCGAGCCGGCCAGCTTCGCTGGCCAAGCGTTGCGCGCGGCAGTCTCGCTCCTCGTTGTTTAGGCGCTGGCGACGAAACTCCTCGGGTGCCAGGCAGCCGAGGCTCGAATTCGGCCGCTTACGATAGTATCGAACTCGCCACTGCTCGATCTTGGGGCGCGCATCGGCGAGCGAAAGAAGACCTGTTCGCTGGGGCACTCATCGCGCAAGCGGCTCTTGGACGATTCGATGAAGGTGTTCTGGACCGGACCGGCTTTCCGGGATCGATGAACTGCGAGCGCAGCCGTGCTCGAATGCCCATTCATCCATTCACAGGTAGCGGAATTCAGAGCCATTGTCGGTCTGAATAACCACGTGAGAAGCCGCCGTTCCGTACCATCGCTCCACGACTCTGGCCGTTCGCCCCGCCAGTCAGCGGATGCGTTCACTGCGCCGGGCAGGAATTGACGCCTCAATTCGTTCGGAGGTCACAATAAGGGCACATTCTGGCGGACCCTCATCGAGGCATCGCCGCCAGTTCCGCGTAAGTCCTTGAATATATTGAAGAATAACTGGAGCGGGTGATCGGTTTCGAACCGACGACCTTGTGCTTGGCAACTCGATTAGGGACGGGA encodes:
- a CDS encoding sulfatase-like hydrolase/transferase, which translates into the protein MDPRFGKVGRQVCKDTDALTKKRMETIDDDIAERAVDFIQRQSKAGKPFFVWVNFTHMHFRTHTKPESLGQSGRRQSPYHDTMIDHDKNVGAVLKALDDPDIVAGNAFAMYSTDNGPHMNSWPDAAMTPLRSEKNSNWECAYRVPAMVRWPG
- a CDS encoding DUF2252 family protein — translated: MKVSAEVEIMPPRVMRAYATFCGLALARAHDKAGDAAMIAGYLGNIDHFDEAMGDYAIAYGDQVERDYETFVKAIRSGRIKTDVSPSRLATALR
- a CDS encoding transporter substrate-binding domain-containing protein; the encoded protein is MRKILGVLAIAILGAALAAPVYSQTAGSPAASPQSETAEIRVAAIIAPPIVMEQNGHLTGFAVDLWNAVAARLKLKTSYQIMPDITSMEEALRSKSVDLILGVFITSTRDEVFDFSIPTLQTGLQIMVLDTGERTGTANPLSDLLRLLFSRTTLLWLGVALLIVLIPAHLIWLLDRRDPDGMLSNRNYFPGIFEAIYWGLSSLTSQAQTMPHQWVARVISNFWMFVSVVFVALYTAQLTATLTVQQIRGAIEGPDDLPGKQVATLAGTTAADYLREQHVQVQEFATTDQMFTALMDKKVDAVVTAAPLLLYYAAHEGKDRVKTVGPEFNTAPAAIMVQLDSPLRRKINLALIALREKGTYQQIYDKWFGTAAP
- a CDS encoding sulfatase-like hydrolase/transferase; translation: MAEESKPDFPKPVNVPKGAPNILLILTDDVGFGASRTFGGPIPTPTLNLLAKADLRYTEFHTTALCSPTRAALITGRNHHTDATGVIMEMATGYSSYNSPMFRSSGTTERLQHGVVRQEPQRSRSADLRGR